The stretch of DNA CCCTGTTACCACCAAACAAACAACCATGAAGTTCCTCAACCCTTGGCCACTCTTTGGGCCAATTCAACGCGTATTGAACACGATAGTTTCGATTGTAACATAAGTTGTAACATAAGTGACCCATATTTCATAACCAATTACTATCCTGCtcgtaccgtcaataacgagcaactgatgcATTCGTTCTACTGATAATTTGGAGTGAAAGAATGTTGTGATTGAAACTCCgcttatttttcatttatttggtaTAATATGTAATTCGCTATTCAAAATCACAGTCTCATTCCAACTTGCGAGCAGAcaacattttttcaacataTCACACACAGAATCACACTTGTCTCGAGCGTTTGTGGCCGAGATTTGGAGAACTTCAAGGCTGTAGCTACGCCACAAAATGATAGATGGTCTCTCCCACGCCGCTCAAAAATGGATCTGCTTGAAGCAACGAGGCAAGTAAAGAATAACTGCAGCAAAACGCGGCCACATCAAACATCAAACATTAACGATGTATGCTGGATTCGCTTTAAGGAATTCTTTCTTGTGTACGGACGTTTTTTGCACTGCTTCAAGACTTCAGCATGAAGTGCTGGTCGATTTCCACATATCCAAAACATATTATGAAACAATCTTAGACCAAATCAGTGGTATTTATTATGAACTGttgaaaccaaacaaaattatCACTGAGGTACCGTAACGAGTTTAATTGACGCGGTCGCAATACGAACAGAAGCATGACAAAGTGatccaccaaaaaaaaaacgaaaactttCATCGTTACTATAATCGAGCGCAGCCAGAAAACCGGGAAAAAGGATGTAGCTAACTATGGACAATATTTTAATTGATTCTTTTGTTAATAATTTTCACAATCATTTTGCAtttccatgaaaaaaaaacagcgagAACTTTGCTAAACCTAATAATGTAGAGTAAATTTCTAATAGAAATATTGTACTGTAATAGAATAAATGTAACGTTCCTTGAATGAGTACATGCGGTACAATTACCGTTTATCACAGCAATCACTGTATGGACAATTGTTTTATACGCTATGTATTCACAGTCATAGAACAATTCTACCTAGACTCAACCATTTAACACGCAAGACGGCAAGGCTTATTTTACTGTCTTACCTCTACGAGCCAATTCCAAAAGGGATGCATCACATAAATGCTCAGCGGAGATGTGTCACGTGCGCTgtactggaaaaaaataatatatcgattaatacgttttcaaTCGTACgtaaattgtacgttgtatcgaattgtatgttatatcgaaacataataaagaactcagaaacgtagcttctattactttattgtgttgctgtttgagtaagattaatgaataaattcaataagTAGACGgaaccaacctttctcatgatatttcccttcgtactgctGATTAACCCAACATCTCTTGATTAATAACCAAGCTGTAAAAGTTTTCTTATACGAACGCCGTtcgtgtaattttgattattgacgttacagaaacccaaatcttcgagaattatttttttccgtccttcCGTTTtgcggaaaatgacaaaaaaaaaacgaaaaatccccaaacaaaaacatcggccaaaacctacatttttgttcctgtagAAAGTTCAATGCAATGGTTTTTTCTACATCACAGTGTGTTCCCTTATTAAAGTAATACTGTaaaaaagtttacatatttttacattttattagttttttgacgtaggattacgttttttcgggaacatattggggtacaaattgaaaatcgtaaatcgagcacatcgtgaaaattgtccaatttcaaacgcttattgctcagtcatttcatgatgaattgatgccattattgtgtcaatcgatttcggcactccataacatttttttatattgaagaaaataatatgtcatgaaactaactatcgaacaattgaaaaatctcaacacctatcctaacggaaatatccacttctgattggtcgaaattgacgacacatgcgacgggtccctaacagagacgtcaaaaccaagctgcctgggggaaatcggcattgcaaatacataaaagtagggggagcttttgctcccaccgaaatgtgttccctaacagagacatcaaaaccaagctgcctgggggaaatcgacatcgcaaatacatgaaagtcgggggcatttttatattgcaagtaaggtgagtgatacgactaattttagcaaattaaatttaaatttggaattttattgttggttgcttcgtgaaaactcatatcaatgaccgaccgtgtattgtaaaaaatttagcacaagtgtaagtgtaaaattgcatatggtagcagttgttttgaaaatgacttgaaatacaAAACGAtttattccatttttcataaataaaaaccaaggtgtgttcccgctcgagaacgggtcgttttgtttaggctgtctgttttgttgtgttcattttgacccaaggaaagtttatacggcgagaaaaattggaaaagtgaagaaaaattggaaaagtgaagaaatattagaaaaagtgattgctctacatatagtattaggtgttgttagtccaattaaaattcgcatcgggttgaataaacacttagaaagcaaaaattataaaagaaaattaccttttccatttcaaatgttttctctatattaatgtaacatgtttttagtgatgagaaaaattggtaattgtgttcggtattggtaattatcttatataacattggtgagtttttttctttgtttccttCATACATAACACACGAGCCATCTCGTCTAGGAGCACAGAGAGCAGTtcccatcatatctcgttccacttcggtatctttcctctgatacgcaccatccattgactgtttaccatccttctgtcatcatcactctgtaaacactggtggagtgaacaaacaatacccaacaaccaaacaaaacggcccttctcaggaggccaccaaatcattatcaaagggtTTAACgaggtaattcttcaaacatatccaaaatcaacagatagcctaacggaatcctacgtcaaccatgcggtcgtgtctcggacacaaccctgttgtgactttttttgttaggttatgcaCATAACCTATACTTTTCGCACATAATTGCTTTAAACCGAATTTATTGTCCAATAAAGttctacaaaattgaatgaaatttgatgccaaaaccttaccatatggtagctttttaaagccatgaaaaattatcaaagttgctcttcggtttttcgaacgcttggcctaaaatgggttaaaccTTGACTCATTTAGAATCCTTAATCACAGATTTTTGAATTGGGGATTGATTtaaggtacaaaacatgttttagtatCAAAATGCAAATAACTTAttattctttcagaaaaaacaaattcaaaaaattattttgaaaatgtgtacgttatatcgaggtaaaatgtacgttatatcgaatgacgttatatcgagggtacgtaatatcgaagtttccctgtaatatGAAATCATCtacagatacaatttttgtaagagattattttcccacatcAAGGAAACAAAATTTCCCAATCCCATTGAACAAGAAGTtcatacttcttcttcttcagatATAGCAACATTCCCTTCTATGAAATACAATCGCAAACTCAGTTGAGACCGAGATGAAAAatggaaggtgggaagattttttaaatctgtgacgtcacagattttgtttatgtttgttacttttcttataataatccacCACATAGGAAAAATGTTgttattaaacgtaaaaataagcaaatgaaatgaacgaactagtttgttttcctaaatcaatgctagcgttcaaaatcatcaatcacattttaacagaaactgaaatttcagtatttttgaagtgttttaaacttaatttcaattcaattttacttctcgttttGTTGACCAAAACCGTAAACGAataaagtcagagtcacacaatcttttgttcctttgacggataaacatttgacagtgcatgggaaaaaaggttgcaagtttttttatgtaaaatcaacttgaaaataaattttattgactccgtatgacttagattgaaacgaaaagttttccgcttaagtcttagttttagacgactgaagttttgtgcaccctaattgtgaaaaaagtaattccaTTTGCTGACACAAGTCAAAATTCCATGAAGctgctctagaatccaaacatagtagacattagaatactatttctgaaatcaatgaaaaaattaaacattttagttcgtgatatgttctgttttttttcataatgcaaaaaatatgatttggaaatctgtaattagctttTGTATATCCTTTTGAACGTTATtcattgacacattcaattttgtatcatttgagtaactgactggtatacctggtatgtgaacttcctatctttctGGCTACTgacacaatcaaagttcaacatAACCAAACCCCGTGAATCTTcgcaccttctattcttcatctcgagtTGAGACTGCGGAACACGAAATTGATTTATGCACGCGTTGCCTAGTGACGGTTACTCTCATTGCTTGTTTTATCGTTCCCAAATCGATTTCCACGCAGTTCAGCTTTTCGAAACGGTGCATTAGCAAAAATGTTGACACcttcaaatttgtttttaatcCATTTTCTCATATTTGATCGCGGGTTACTGTTTAATCGGGAACAAAATTCGATTAAACCATTTTGGATTCTTCTAAAAACGTAATCAGTGCGGGCGGCCAACATAATGTTGAAATTTTGACCATATTTCTTCTTAGTTGCCAGCTGTACTTTCTTGCGCTAACCCTAAAACTGAAATTTCGCGCAGGTTTGACCaaacctgatttttcttaacaatTTACCAAGTTCAGCATCTTAGCAGATTTAAACTATATAAAGCTATCTTTCGTTTATGCTCCTTATCTGATCTTCTGCAGTTTCGTACATTCAATATAACGTTCCCAATCTTACACCAGAACACCTAAGACGCTAATGAATCAATAATCTTCCTTCATCCGATTCCCTAACAGCATGAATCGTAACCTTTGCCAGGAATGTGATTTACTTGATAAAATGTGCTATTACAAACGTGGGCGAAATTCGACTCATAGAACTGCAATTAATCTGCTCGTTGTTCTCGAAGGATACCAAATTTATGTACCTGAGTATTATATAAGATAGGGAGTATTTCATTCGCTTACTGCATTTTAACTCATTCAATAACACATACCTTATAGCTGTCGAACCCAGCAAGGTGCTCTTTGGTTAGATACTTGTTCGCCATTGGATCGATTGAACTCGGCCAGCCAGGGCAGATTCCTAATTTCCGAACTATTGAATGGTTTTCCCAGCAGCTGAAATAATCACTATTTCGGTTAGTTTGCTTTCCATCAATCAAAGCCGGTAGGAAATTATACCGCAGTTCGGGATAGATCAGTCAGTCAGTGGGAAATGGACACCAGCTTTATCCACCAGGCTGGTATATCTGCTTATTTTTCCTCACAATCACATGTGTAGTGCACCGGTCAAACATGCATTTagtgttgaatgttttttttcctcttatcgggcaatcaatttttttcgcgAGTTGTTAGGAAAAACATCCAAAGAGCACGCACGCGAAACCGCATCAGCTTCGAAATTTTCTTTTGCTATGCTTTTGACAGCAATGTGACATTTATATCGATTTGTTttgatgtttgtttgcatgCGAATTCTTCAAGATGGGAAAATTAACGAAATAGAAACCAAAGTAAATAGAAGAATACTAGGTGGGTCAATTCAATTAAACCGCTGTGGCTATTTTGTCTACTGTGCTTTTTTGTAATGCGCTacttattggcgatctaacgtacaaatctacacctaggcggcgctgcggtgaaagtgatgatggttttaaattttgccatgtgagcttatggaaggtttgtagttctttccataaattacaatgttataatcataaaagattatttgattgcgatgagcttttaagaaatttaattctgcgcaattttatatataacatgtaatttcattacctctttcagtagtgaaaactataaaaatgttgacaatggttgaattaaagaaggaaattcgagagcacaaccaaacacaagtagaaaattgcacgattcctgcatgtgagaactaccttggaaagcccggaagtaaaatatacgtgatttgtttttgagttttaggttacattagcatcattttcttagttgtgctctcgaatttccttctttaattcaaccattgtcaacatttttatagttttccctACTGAAAGAGgttaataaataacatgttatatataaaatagcgcagaattaaatttcttacaatctcatcgcaatcaaatattcttttatgattataacattgtaatttgtggaaagaactacaaaccttccataagctcacatggcaaaatttaaaaccatcatcactttcaccgcagcgccgcctaggtgtagatttgtacgtaaGATCGCCAATGAATTGGAATTGACGAATCTACACAAAGCAGTTTCAggtcatgcgacacctacattacatctcagaaccacaaaagagATTCGGccttgattatttttattaatttctgattaaattaattttatccGTTAAATGTCATCAGTGAAAGGTAAGAAAGAtacatttttgtatatttacaatgGTTTTAACACGCGATTGAACCAATGTCACTAATaatcttcgattttttgtttgataatGCTAATAGGTTATGAGTATTAACTTCCGGACATTTTTTCATAAAGTCATTCTGTGAATAatggcgatgaaatcgatatagcATTAAGTTGGCTGATataattgattatgtagggatTCCGATCGGTCGATACGAGATGGGTGTACAGTATTTGAAGCGCAACACATGCCACCCATTGTTTACCTAGTTCAAAAATGtaaattacaacacttataccaagccgttgttctaaccttttcagcgtagcAAGAACACTTGATACCGGGAAGTTTGAGTATAAATtcagatttttctaaaaaattgcgaatttcaaaccaaagaaacaaaacatcatcattttactcgctgcggcATCTGGTTGCAAATCTAACGTAGATTCGTCAATACAATACGGCTACTTGAGTTGAAGATGCCTTACCGACGGAAACACGATCTCGTTAAAATCATTCGTGTGTCTCTGGCAgagttgcattttttcatcaatgtcactgacaactgacgagCCACGTTAGACACTTTCTACTGACAAAAATATtggtcaaatggtgactgacgGAGTACGATGCAACACTATGCATGTTACTGAGCTTCGTCAATTCGTTTAAACCGACCAAGTAGGCGGTTAAATTGTCAGCAACGAATTGATGATTGTTGCAGATTGCATTTCATCTTCATCGAGCGAAGGTTCGATTTTCGTtccggttgttgttttttgtatttattgaaGTAAATATTATGTCGAACACGCGATAACGTGTGAGCGAGCAACGGAATATATAATTGACCGAAGCTTGAAAAATCTCTACAtgctgaaataatgaaaaaaattatctctTCATTGAAATTTCTGCCCGAGATCCAAATTGACGTATTTGAAAATCCGTTTAGTTTCAGTCCTCGAGGTTTTAGCATTTTATATGAGAATGGTATTCAGATATCCCAACGTAAACAAATGCACCCTGGTAAACGTGTAAAATTCCATTACATCAAGTGACATGGTATTCTCCGTCTTGACGATCATAGGGCACTGACTTGCAACATGCTTTGTTCGTCAACACACTCTGACAAACTATTTAGCATTGAAGAGTGAGGGATTTGTATTGTcggtttatattttgttgcacgtcgtttggtgataatgttgcaatggtcgtcatagtagcccaaatatatGCAGTGACAATGACAAATTGTAGCTCTGGTCTCTGTTCTTTTGGAAACAGTTATCTATTCGCTGATATAACcaaactgtttttgattaatccTCTGTGTGGAACGAGCTTCAGTGGCTTCCAATGAGTGGCTCCCAATGAGATGAGTGTTACATACAGTGATGGCATAGACTACGAGGCTAAACACCTTGCGATTGATAACAATATACGGAGGgaacaacccagcaaacattaaatcgtataactcttGCACAAGCTAGGTCGCATAGAAATTCGcatcaaattagaatgatataAACTATCAATCAAAGGATGCATCAAGTATAtccgaaatcgtataaaatgcaaaaaaacgGATTTTCTGTATCACTGATGTGTTAAGTCGTATATCAGTATAACGATCATATACGCACATCCTATTCATTTTGTGTAGCATTGCCGGGTCAATATCAGTGTAAAAAGTATCGTATATAATTATATACGACTTTATATGCGTATgtaatatggcatatacgtatatcgcctccacttttgcgtgtatatgccagttatatgcatcatatatcatcaaAATGTGTCTTGAATGTATGTATGTCGCAATTTTTGTCTGGACTTCCAAGTGTCGAAAACAAGAGCGAGAGCTCTTCAATAGCGACCGATTTTGAGGCAGTGATTGATGCTTTCTTCATGACTCTTCCGCTATCTCAGATGCAACCAATGATGCTGACCTTGAGCCGGAGAATCTCAGCAATGTCGTTAGCGATATTGGTCTCTAGATATAAGATATCCCAGATACGGTCGCGGTTATCCAATCAGGATGGACCGTTTTTTCCTTCTTGGATTTATCTACCAAATGTGGAAAGTGGATAACTATGATGTGACCGCATAAGTTTCCTAATTAGGTTCTCAAATAAGTTGATTTTatgcttttttttctattttaaacATCAATCGATCAATCGTTCAAGGGTTCTGACACTGATTCGCCGTTCACTGATTTATCGAACGCGCAAGCATTTGGCAATGTCAAGCATGTCATTTTAATTctttgatattacttgatattGAGAGATATTTCTCCATATTCTGCTCGGCGAATGACGTAAGATGGGGCGAGTCACGATATTCCCGAAGGCGAATGGCATGACTATACGCCCATGTTTGTGTAGGAGACGTAAacaacaaaatgaacaaaatcgactttttcgctgtttcgcattctacacaatgtaatacgtagGCTCAAGATGCGAACAAATAGTttctgttcgaaaacatttgaacagttttgagataactttttcgaaaaatcactgtacgcataacagacgtagttccatacatcATTCGAAAATCTACAATTACCAGTATTATGTGCtgtaagctaaatctacatttgaatcacattttttaaagagtccaaacatgcctttCATGATAGTATGTTATCActtaacatttcttaatagatgaatataagaaaccattgaaacgctgcttatAGGCCTTCTTCttactgcagcggggcgtcagcgtGGCTTGGGCGGGGTGTGATActtacgattaatcgtgtgggttcttaccgatgtgttcacaccaggctgacgtgtcgtgagcgtggttttgacgtgtggctggcgtgcaaacgaaaacacttcacggcggcgatatttgtacttctccgcttttctcttgcatatgtttgtttgtagtagcTGACTGGTTATTTaaagtctgattttttttacttacacCAACGTTGTGAGTAAATGTTGAGTACGTTGAATTATTCGATATCGAATTTGATGAgtgataatgctaagaaccaatattatatatattttactttaatttgattgtttcattatctacttgaaaattcaaatgcagaaatttaagtagttacaacataaaaaaacgaaattgcttCTCTACGTCCATCGCAGTGCAGTGAACAGAGAATAGTAACTatatggccatgttctcactgcagcggggcgtcaacgtGGCGTGAGCGGGGCGTATTCACTTCTCGCCACGATAGtttaattcactcacattgcaccgtgccagcggCGTGTCTTCAGCGTGTTTTATGAAGATTGTCAAtgtgtatttttgaatgaaaaaattaaaattgatttatttttaaatattccaacatcATCGGATGTATCCGGCTAAAAACTCGGAGGGTGAAAaacgtaaaaattaaaaaaaaaaaaaaaacaaattaattatgtcactactacaaacaaacatatacAAGAGAGAAAcggagaagtacaaatatcgccgACGTGAAGTGATTTCGTTTGCACGCCAGCCACACGCCAAAACCACGCTCACGACACGTCAGCCTGATGTGAATACATCGGTAAGAGCTCACACGATTAATCGCAAGCGTCACACACCTCACCCAAGCCacgctgacgccccgctgcagtgagaacaaggcctaatggtgttggtgattacgtcttctatgcaaacatgggcagtatagtTATCATTATATGACATTTGAAGTGGTGTCCGAGAAGTCCGACCGAGAACAAGGCCTaatggtgattacgtctcctatacaaacatgggcagtatagtTATCATTATATGACATTTAAAGTGGTGTCTTCTTCCGTTGTTGACTGGTATAGGAAACAGTAGCTAAAATAAGGTTTTTTAGCTCATTGATCCGTGTCTGCCTGTTGGGCAGAAAAAAGGGACGATGTCAGAAGTCTCCACTGCCGACGGTCATCTGCCGTAGCTTCACTTGCCGCCAGGTAAGATTTGCATCAACAGTTTGGATGTCATTGGTAAGGCTACGCCGCCAAGAGCctttcaatattatttttatttctctattatagtgactttcaacacatttcggctggttagtcacttttggaagaatgtcgggagtaatCGCCAAGAGCCTCTGGGTTTGCCTCTTCTGCGCTGTCCTTGTGAATTTCAGTCGGGGGCATCTCTGCAGATCTCGACTTTCAACACAtgtggctggttcgtcactttttactttccatttttttttttggaagaatgtcggaagtgagaattgaactcgtgaccttcagcgtaaGAGGTACGGATTTTACcaatacgccagatcgcctccacgagcattcacatacatcatcaccggcaactttgacgttggcaaaataagtccaagagaatagttgacgggacggtgacgtgACGCTGTATGTGCAGCGCACTGTATTCTGACTCGATCATGTTCTAAAATTTTGGAACTGTCCCACTTTCTATAATTATCATAGTTATATTTACCTTGAGCTTGTATTTACATGTTTATGCGCTATGTCATTTGAGGATGTTTACAGGTtagaaatgtcaaaataaaaacatgcGAGTCTCGTGCGTTCAAAAATTTACAAACACGCATTGCATTTCAGTCGATCACATTTCAGTTGGCAAAGCAATTTTTAGTGTCTTTTATGTATAACTTTAACTAGTTTTTTACTGAATAAGTTAAGCCCGATAATAAGAAGCCATGGGAAAGACTGTCAATGGAAATCGGGCTTCAAAAACGGGGCTAAAAATGTCGTTGAAAAAATTCCGCGAGCACACAAAAAATCCTGCGATTTTTCTATCGTAAGTTTTGAAACATGTTTAACTTTATGAAGTGCAACTTAAATTTCCACTCAAAACAGCGTCCAATCATCACAAGCGGAGAACATAAAAAGTCTAATCAAGTCGTTATACGACCACGGTCACAATCTGAATCTGAACAAGGACAATCAAAAATCTTATCTCGATGAGTTGGTGGTGGATGAAATGGACGAAGAACAGATTTGGCAGCAACTGGAACTGAAGAACGAACAACTGTTGGAAGGAGACTTGTCTAAGACCAGTAAACTTCTATCGATGGGATCCAAACCCATGTTGCTTCCTTTTCGGGAAGAATGTGACAGTGGTGATCAAGAGGACGAATCTGAAGATGAAACGGTTGACAATACCGAGTCCAGAGCGGCAGTTAAAGGTGCACGGAAAAAGAAGGATTCTAAAAaagaaaccaaacaaaacaagcGAACTAAAGGATCCGTTATCGATGATCAATTCTTCCGACTTGAAGACATGAATAAATTCTTGGATGAAGAAGATGAGCGCGAAATGAGACGTCAATCGGGTAAACCCGACCTGAATCCACTCGTAGATATTGATTATTTCAGTGAGCATATCGGTGAGGTGAGTATTATGCTTCGGTAATGTGCTTGTCGCATTGATAACTGTCTTGTTTTTCCGAAAAAGGATGAATCCAGTGATGCAGAGATTAAATATTCCGACTTTTTCGATGATGATGGAAATTATGAAGATGATGATTCTGCTGATGGGAATGATCAGAGtaacgatgatgatgaagataCGAGTGAGGATGATATGGAGGACAAAAACGCTGAATTGGAGGAAAATGGTTCACCGATGAATGAATCTGAAGAAGATAATTCTGAAGATGAAGTGGAGCGAAATCGACAGCTTCGTTTTCAGTTATACAACAATTCTGAATTTTGTTTACCAGAAAACGAAAGCATGAAGACTCCGGTAACACAAGCCGAGGCTCCGAACGAAAAAGTTGAAGATGAAAAAATGGAGGAGGAAGAAGAAAATGCAAATAATGGTTCAAAATCATCATTCGAGTTAAGACAGGAAAAACTTCAACAACGAATTCTGAAGATGGAAGATCAGCTTTTGAAAGAAAAACCATGGCAGTTGAAGGGCGAAATATCCGCTGATACCCGACCCCAGAATTCTCTGTTGGAAGAAATTCTTGAATTTGAGTCAACAACAAGACCAGCCCCGGTTATAACAGAAGAAACAACAATGCGATTAGAAGATATCATAAAACAACGAATTAGAAATAAGGCCTTTGATGACGTTGAGCGAATGATTCGTCCTCCCGATAACCCAAAGGAGTATCGTAAACAAGTTGTGCTGGATGCGGAAAAAAGCAAAGAATCCCTCGCCCAAATATACGAGAAGGACTATCTGAAGCAATTGGAAAAAGCCAATCCGGATGCGGGTAGGGAACGCATTTGTACTTGTACTTTGTATGACTAattgtttttattataaaatttgttataCTCGCAGATC from Toxorhynchites rutilus septentrionalis strain SRP chromosome 3, ASM2978413v1, whole genome shotgun sequence encodes:
- the LOC129776501 gene encoding U3 small nucleolar ribonucleoprotein protein MPP10; translation: MGKTVNGNRASKTGLKMSLKKFREHTKNPAIFLSVQSSQAENIKSLIKSLYDHGHNLNLNKDNQKSYLDELVVDEMDEEQIWQQLELKNEQLLEGDLSKTSKLLSMGSKPMLLPFREECDSGDQEDESEDETVDNTESRAAVKGARKKKDSKKETKQNKRTKGSVIDDQFFRLEDMNKFLDEEDEREMRRQSGKPDLNPLVDIDYFSEHIGEDESSDAEIKYSDFFDDDGNYEDDDSADGNDQSNDDDEDTSEDDMEDKNAELEENGSPMNESEEDNSEDEVERNRQLRFQLYNNSEFCLPENESMKTPVTQAEAPNEKVEDEKMEEEEENANNGSKSSFELRQEKLQQRILKMEDQLLKEKPWQLKGEISADTRPQNSLLEEILEFESTTRPAPVITEETTMRLEDIIKQRIRNKAFDDVERMIRPPDNPKEYRKQVVLDAEKSKESLAQIYEKDYLKQLEKANPDADQAEEEEPKEHKQIRNMMKTLLAQLDALSNFHYTPRPAVPELKIVTNTPAINMEEVAPVATSDAALLAPEEVHNRPKGDVMSKDERTKTDKNRERRLKKRFQRDKFERQNEKEQKLLEKGLASKSKELQGKLLKKVTKAKNVSAMSESNSVSKSSAAFFNRLQDEVSTQIKGKQDPSSKKSKKNTDGIRATHIKL